A window of the Citrus sinensis cultivar Valencia sweet orange chromosome 9, DVS_A1.0, whole genome shotgun sequence genome harbors these coding sequences:
- the LOC127899843 gene encoding uncharacterized protein LOC127899843 — protein sequence MSNNKSKPRKTLLSFFTKVNDGQSLNGTSSMCNIDASSSPPKSQRVEFEKVDTPSTIDTPYLERDPRLRFSISAFPIDKREDVRMAYINMGPFQPKLQKYPSTKYGTQNRRFQFSWFLKFPWLEYPISKDKAFCFPCYIFHDKPSKNEAFIVDGVQNWKYVGCEKTCPFAQHEGGHGSSYNDAILKWINLKDPSKHVDKRMNAQSSQQILENILQLKTSIVATKWLAKQACAFRGHDESINSLNHENFIKLIKLLATMNEENNKVVLENTPKNAQYIAPKIQKELLNIIANKVRHKIQEEVGDAKFCIIVDEALDESHKEQMAIILRYVDCDGYSRTASFKCYSELKSAREKEIIDLIAFEELETGIGANQVRTLQRAGDTRWSSHFTSVNRFIEMLGTTLEVLGKMINDGSSRDMRGEAKGAYREMKSFEFVFILLLLNKVLRISDILCRALQTKSLDILNALNYVSSTKRLLQEFRDSGWDDFIRSVVSFCEKYDITILDMSDCYMEGTWRSCQQKDYITVEHHYHFDVFNAVIDFQLMELNSRFSEQTMELLTLSSALDPVDGFK from the exons ATGTCAAACAACAAATCCAAACCAAGGAAAACTCTACTTTCATTCTTTACTAAAGTAAATGATGGTCAATCATTAAATGGGACAAGTTCTATGTGCAACATTGATGCCTCAAGTTCTCCACCTAAGTCTCAAAGAGTCGAATTTGAGAAAGTTGATACTCCATCTACTATTGACACGCCTTATCTAGAACGTGATCCCAGATTGCGTTTTTCAATAAGTGCTTTTCCCATTGACAAGCGTGAAGATGTGCGGATggcatatataaatatgggaCCATTTCAACCCAAACTACAAAAGTATCCATCGACTAAATATGGTACGCAAAACCGTcgatttcaattttcttggtTCTTGAAATTTCCTTGGCTTGAATATCCTATATCAAAAGACAAAGCATTTTGTTTTCCATGCTATATTTTTCATGATAAGCCATCTAAGAATGAAGCATTTATTGTTGATGGGGTTCAAAATTGGAAGTATGTTGGTTGTGAAAAAACATGTCCTTTTGCTCAACATGAAGGAGGTCATGGTTCTTCTTATAATGATGCCATATTAAAATGGATCAATTTAAAGGATCCATCTAAACATGTTGATAAGAGAATGAATGCACAATCTTCGCAACAAATTTTAGAGAATATACTGCAACTTAAAACCTCAATAGTAGCTACCAAGTGGTTAGCAAAACAAGCATGTGCTTTTAGAGGTCATGATGAGTCCATTAATTCTcttaatcatgaaaattttattaaattaattaagttgttagCAACAATGAATGAGGAGAATAATAAAGTTGTATTAGAAAATACTCCTAAAAATGCCCAATACATAGCACCTAAGATTCAAAAGGAGTTATTGAATATTATTGCTAATAAAGTACGACACAAGATTCAAGAGGAAGTGGGTGATGCTAAATTTTGTATCATAGTTGATGAGGCACTAGATGAATCTCACAAAGAACAAATGGCtattattttgagatatgTTGATTGTGATGGTTATTCGAGAAC TGCTTCTTTCAAGTGTTATTCTGAGTTAAAATCTgctagagaaaaagaaattatagatTTGATAGCTTTCGAAGAGCTTGAGACTGGTATAGGGGCTAATCAAGTTAGAACTTTACAAAGGGCTGGAGATACACGTTGGAGCTCACATTTTACTTCAGTTAATAGGTTTATTGAGATGCTTGGTACAACTCTTGAAGTTTTAGGAAAGATGATTAATGATGGATCTAGTCGAGATATGCGTGGGGAAGCTAAAGGTGCATATAGGGAGATGAAATCCTTTGagtttgtgtttattttgcttttattgaataaagTTCTCAGAATTTCTGATATTCTTTGTCGAGCATTACAGACAAAATCACTGGACATCTTGAATGCTTTGAACTATGTCTCAAGTACAAAAAGACTTTTGCAAGAGTTTCGAGATAGTGGATGGGATGATTTTATTAGAAGTGTAGTATCTTTCTgtgaaaaatatgatattactATACTTGATATGAGTGATTGTTATATGGAAGGTACATGGCGTTCTTGTCAGCAAAAAGATTATATTACAGTTGAACATCATTATCACTTTGATGTATTTAATGCGGTAATAGATTTTCAATTGATGGAGTTAAATAGTAGATTCTCTGAGCAAACTATGGAACTCCTCACTTTGAGCTCGGCATTGGATCCAGTTGATGGgttcaaataa